The proteins below are encoded in one region of Coleofasciculaceae cyanobacterium:
- a CDS encoding DUF2973 domain-containing protein yields MLHLIYILVFTAIALLAVSNLIRSLVTLSAETQKLYPPNYNNSTKNQSRFDQKTVHPELLDEQGKVIDEPLLVMRSVSVDDARSKLDALYDASPSKTIDPED; encoded by the coding sequence ATGTTGCATTTAATTTACATTCTAGTATTTACGGCTATTGCTCTTTTGGCAGTTAGTAATCTAATTAGGAGCTTAGTTACCTTGAGTGCAGAAACTCAAAAGTTATATCCTCCAAATTACAACAATTCAACGAAAAATCAATCTCGCTTTGACCAAAAAACAGTTCATCCTGAGTTGCTAGATGAGCAGGGTAAAGTGATTGATGAACCCTTGTTGGTAATGCGTTCAGTATCGGTAGATGATGCCCGTTCTAAATTAGACGCGCTGTATGATGCTTCTCCAAGTAAAACTATCGATCCTGAAGACTAG
- a CDS encoding DUF2605 domain-containing protein produces MSTEQPTEKELLKTVLEPLLEDFQYWFGRSRSLLESESMSFFSAQEQAQLLERIIHSQQEVQTAQMLFKATDGLAGIDSKMLLPWHQLVAECWNVAQKWREIKNQANQNPKQQ; encoded by the coding sequence ATGTCTACCGAACAACCTACTGAGAAGGAGCTGCTAAAAACGGTTCTAGAGCCACTCTTAGAAGATTTTCAATATTGGTTCGGGCGATCGCGCTCTTTATTAGAATCAGAGTCAATGTCTTTCTTTTCTGCTCAAGAGCAGGCTCAACTGTTGGAGAGAATCATTCATAGCCAACAGGAGGTTCAAACGGCTCAAATGCTTTTTAAGGCTACTGATGGTTTAGCAGGAATAGACTCGAAAATGTTACTTCCCTGGCATCAGCTAGTTGCGGAGTGCTGGAACGTAGCTCAGAAATGGCGGGAAATTAAAAATCAAGCAAATCAAAATCCTAAACAACAGTAA
- the thrS gene encoding threonine--tRNA ligase, which produces MPEAEQAQQPIKLLRTSESKSLQKIRHTASHIMAMAVQKLFPKAQVTIGPWTENGFYYDFDNPDPFTDKDLKKIRKEMIKIINRKLPVVREEVSREEAKSRIEAQNEPYKLEVLDSIQEPITIYHLGEQWWDLCAGPHLENTAEIDPQALALESVAGAYWRGDETKAQLQRIYGTAWETPEQLAEYQRRKEEALKRDHRKLGKELGLFIFADPVGPGLPLWTPKGTILRSQLEDYLKQEQIKRGYLPVVTPHLGKVDLFKISGHWQNYKEDMFPMMAEDEVAAAAEQGFVLKPMNCPFHIQIYQSELRSYKELPIRYAEFGTVYRYEQSGELGGLTRVRGFTVDDSHLFVTPEQLDDEFMKVVDLILSVFKSLQLTNFKARLSFRDPESDKYMGSDEAWDKAQSAIRRAVEQMEMNHFEGIGEAAFYGPKLDFIFEDALGREWQLGTVQVDYNLPERFGLEYVAEDGSRQRPIMIHRAPFGSLERLIGILIEEYAGDFPLWLAPVQVRLLPVRDAHFDYVKEVAAKMQAAGIRAEADTSGERLGKMIRNAEKQKIPVMSVVGDQEVENNTLSIRTRASGELGAIAISEAIDKLTTAISEHSNF; this is translated from the coding sequence ATGCCCGAAGCAGAACAAGCACAACAACCGATTAAACTACTCCGCACTAGTGAATCCAAATCGTTACAAAAAATCCGTCACACCGCGTCTCACATCATGGCAATGGCGGTGCAAAAGCTGTTTCCTAAAGCACAGGTAACGATTGGACCATGGACAGAAAATGGCTTTTATTACGATTTTGATAATCCCGATCCCTTCACTGACAAGGATTTGAAAAAAATCCGTAAAGAAATGATCAAGATTATTAATCGCAAGCTGCCCGTAGTGCGAGAAGAGGTTAGCCGAGAAGAAGCTAAAAGTCGGATTGAAGCCCAAAACGAACCTTATAAGCTAGAAGTCTTAGACAGTATTCAAGAGCCTATAACTATTTATCATTTAGGAGAACAGTGGTGGGATCTTTGTGCCGGACCTCACTTGGAAAACACTGCCGAGATCGATCCTCAAGCGCTCGCTCTTGAAAGCGTGGCAGGGGCATATTGGCGCGGGGACGAAACTAAAGCCCAGCTACAGCGTATCTACGGTACTGCCTGGGAGACACCCGAACAGCTAGCCGAATATCAACGCCGTAAAGAAGAAGCCTTAAAACGCGACCATCGTAAATTAGGTAAAGAACTAGGTCTATTTATCTTTGCCGATCCCGTTGGTCCTGGTTTACCCTTATGGACTCCAAAAGGAACTATTTTGCGATCGCAATTAGAAGATTATCTCAAGCAAGAACAAATTAAACGGGGTTATCTTCCAGTAGTTACGCCTCACTTGGGTAAAGTCGATTTATTTAAAATCTCAGGACACTGGCAAAACTACAAAGAAGATATGTTCCCAATGATGGCGGAAGATGAGGTCGCAGCAGCAGCAGAACAGGGTTTTGTCCTCAAGCCGATGAACTGCCCGTTTCATATTCAGATTTATCAAAGTGAGTTACGTTCCTATAAAGAGTTACCCATACGCTATGCTGAGTTTGGCACAGTGTATCGTTATGAGCAGTCAGGGGAATTAGGCGGATTAACTAGAGTTAGAGGCTTTACCGTCGATGACTCTCACTTATTTGTTACCCCAGAACAGTTAGACGATGAGTTTATGAAGGTAGTCGATCTAATCCTGTCTGTCTTCAAAAGTTTGCAGCTTACCAACTTTAAAGCCCGTCTTAGCTTCCGCGATCCAGAATCAGATAAATACATGGGTTCAGACGAAGCTTGGGATAAAGCCCAGAGTGCCATCCGTCGGGCGGTAGAACAGATGGAGATGAATCATTTTGAAGGTATAGGCGAAGCTGCTTTTTATGGGCCAAAGCTCGACTTTATCTTTGAAGATGCTTTGGGTAGAGAATGGCAGCTAGGAACAGTACAAGTAGACTATAATCTACCTGAACGCTTTGGGTTGGAGTATGTTGCCGAAGATGGTTCTCGCCAGCGTCCCATTATGATTCACCGCGCTCCTTTTGGCTCTTTAGAAAGGCTGATCGGCATCTTGATTGAAGAATACGCAGGAGACTTTCCGCTGTGGTTAGCACCTGTGCAGGTGCGCTTATTGCCCGTCAGGGATGCTCATTTTGATTATGTCAAAGAAGTCGCAGCCAAAATGCAGGCAGCAGGCATTCGTGCCGAAGCTGATACTAGTGGCGAGCGTCTGGGTAAGATGATTCGTAATGCTGAAAAACAAAAAATTCCTGTGATGTCGGTAGTAGGCGATCAAGAGGTAGAAAACAATACTTTGAGTATCCGTACCCGCGCTTCTGGGGAGTTAGGAGCGATCGCCATATCAGAAGCGATCGACAAGTTAACTACAGCCATCTCAGAACATAGCAATTTTTAG
- the ilvB gene encoding biosynthetic-type acetolactate synthase large subunit, which produces MVFTSISKSSQSIQIPQRRTGAYALMDSLRCHGVKHIFGYPGGAILPIYDELYRSEARGEVQHILVRHEQAASHAADGYARATGKVGVCFATSGPGATNLVTGIATAHLDSIPMVIITGQVPRAAIGTDAFQEIDIFGITTPIVKNSYVVRHAKDMARIVAEAFHIASTGRPGPVLIDVPKDVGNEEFDYLPVPPGKVNLRGYKPTVKGNPRQINAALRLITQSEKPLMYVGGGAVASDAHAQIKELAEKFQIPVTTTLMGIGAFDEHNPLALGMLGMHGTAYANFAVSECDLLIAVGARFDDRVTGKLDEFASRSKVIHIDIDPAEVGKNRIPEVPIVGDVRKVLEQILKRAKEEDFDASFGMTKSWLEQINHWRAEYPLTAPHPEQGLSPQEVIVEISNQAPQAFYTTDVGQHQMWAAQFLKNGPRRWISSAALGTMGYGLPSAMGVKVAIPDEETICISGDASFQMNPQELGTLAQFNINVKTVIINNGWQGMVRQWQENFFGERYSSSNMEVGAPDFVMLAQAYGIKGMIVRDRAELSSAIAEMLAHEGPVLMDVRVTKNENCYPMIAPGKSNAHMLGLPQKEQPSAEFVNCRECGTTNPIANKFCPECGNQL; this is translated from the coding sequence GTGGTATTTACAAGTATTTCCAAAAGCTCACAATCGATCCAAATCCCCCAACGTCGCACAGGCGCGTATGCTTTAATGGACAGCCTGCGCTGTCATGGTGTCAAGCATATCTTTGGCTATCCTGGTGGGGCAATACTCCCAATTTATGACGAGTTATATCGTTCTGAAGCCAGGGGAGAAGTCCAGCATATTCTAGTACGTCATGAACAGGCTGCATCCCACGCAGCAGATGGCTATGCTCGCGCTACAGGAAAGGTAGGAGTTTGTTTTGCTACTTCGGGGCCAGGGGCTACTAACCTAGTTACAGGTATTGCTACGGCTCATCTGGATTCGATTCCGATGGTAATAATTACAGGTCAGGTACCTCGCGCGGCAATTGGCACTGACGCTTTTCAGGAAATAGATATTTTTGGAATAACCACTCCCATAGTCAAAAATTCTTATGTGGTGCGTCATGCTAAAGACATGGCAAGAATTGTGGCTGAAGCTTTTCATATCGCCAGTACTGGTCGTCCTGGACCAGTTTTAATTGATGTTCCTAAAGACGTTGGTAATGAAGAATTTGATTATCTACCCGTACCGCCAGGAAAAGTTAATCTCAGGGGATACAAGCCTACAGTTAAGGGCAACCCACGTCAAATTAATGCCGCTCTTAGGCTAATTACCCAGTCAGAGAAGCCCCTAATGTATGTTGGCGGTGGTGCAGTTGCTTCAGATGCTCATGCTCAGATTAAAGAATTAGCGGAAAAATTTCAGATTCCTGTAACCACAACTTTAATGGGCATAGGAGCTTTTGATGAACATAATCCTCTAGCGTTAGGAATGTTGGGAATGCACGGGACAGCCTATGCTAACTTTGCCGTAAGTGAATGTGATTTACTAATTGCTGTTGGTGCAAGATTTGACGATCGCGTTACGGGTAAGTTAGATGAGTTTGCCAGTCGTTCTAAAGTAATCCACATTGACATCGATCCTGCTGAAGTGGGCAAAAATCGTATTCCTGAGGTCCCAATTGTGGGCGACGTACGTAAAGTGCTAGAACAGATTCTTAAAAGAGCCAAAGAAGAAGACTTTGACGCAAGTTTTGGCATGACTAAATCTTGGTTAGAGCAGATAAATCACTGGCGCGCAGAATATCCTTTGACCGCACCTCATCCCGAACAGGGTTTGTCACCCCAAGAAGTAATTGTCGAAATAAGTAACCAAGCACCGCAGGCTTTTTATACTACTGATGTTGGTCAACACCAGATGTGGGCAGCTCAGTTTTTGAAAAATGGTCCTCGTCGTTGGATTTCCAGCGCAGCTTTAGGCACTATGGGCTACGGTTTGCCGTCTGCCATGGGTGTTAAGGTAGCTATTCCCGATGAAGAAACTATTTGTATCAGTGGTGATGCCAGTTTCCAAATGAATCCTCAAGAGTTGGGAACTTTGGCGCAGTTTAATATTAACGTCAAAACCGTAATTATTAATAACGGTTGGCAGGGAATGGTGCGTCAGTGGCAAGAAAACTTTTTTGGAGAGCGATATTCTTCCTCCAATATGGAAGTGGGTGCGCCAGATTTTGTCATGTTAGCTCAGGCTTATGGTATCAAAGGCATGATCGTGCGCGATCGCGCTGAATTATCCAGTGCTATTGCCGAAATGTTAGCTCATGAAGGGCCAGTATTAATGGACGTGCGTGTTACCAAAAACGAAAACTGCTATCCAATGATTGCCCCTGGTAAAAGCAATGCTCATATGTTGGGTTTACCCCAAAAAGAACAGCCTTCGGCTGAGTTTGTTAACTGTCGTGAGTGCGGTACAACTAATCCTATTGCCAACAAGTTCTGTCCTGAATGTGGTAATCAACTGTAA